GGAAGCAACTAAAGAGTCTTATTCCTACAACCTTTTATTGCTTTTTCTGCCCCTCTCCATATTGTATGGGAGGAACTTTTGACTTTTGAGTCTGGTTTTGATACACTTTGGTAATGAAAAGTGGCTTTTGTACTTCATATTGGCACCCATACTTTTTTTACTTAATAATTAGTATGTTGGCTTTACTGTGACATAAAAAACTACGTTTGTCAAAATTGGAATTTGAACTGATTCTATGAAATTTATATTTACACTTTATTTAAATAGTGGTTATTTATATAACGGCAGTGAAAATAATGTTAATAATTCCTTGTGCAACTTCTAGCTCCAagtttatctttttttatttacccAGTAAATCAGGAGAATCCCTGCTGGAAGTCTGCATTCTTTGGCTGAAGGCATAAGTTTTCTGTATTGCTACCATGGATTAAGTTTGGCACAAAGGCTGCAATTTCATCTTAACATGACATGGTGATGAAAATGTATTTGTTAGGAAACTTGCATGATGTGCTGGTGGAATTGGAAGGCATGGGAGGTGGTGGAAGGATATATCTAGAGGTAAATGTTCATATTCAGAAATTCCAGATAAAGCAATACtcgagcatagttgtcacggtgtctAGGCGACtcaaggtgttggagggctTCTGGACACCAGGCGACGCGAATAATGCTAACAGGGTGCCtagacaccttgacaactatgactcAAGTGTGGTGCTATCTTTTCCCCTGTCGAGTGGGTCCAGTTCATTTGAGATTTGCTCTTTATACTTCACACTATAACCTGAAACTTGGTTAGCCGTTGATGGATTGTGAAGCCTGGTTCTGATAGTTTATCCATTTGTCGGAAAGGGCCTTCAATCCCTTTCTCATTTATCCTTTACTTCATTCTATGCTACCACTAAAATATTTTACATGAACTGATctgaaaaatattcataataccCAAAAGAACCAAAAggaagaaatataaaaaatgaaggaTAGAAGTGTtaggagtttagtcccacattggctAGTAATTAGCCTACAGTCCCCTGATACACCTGGGAGTCTCTCCACCAACTAGTTCAATCTTTTGGGATGGAAACTTTACATAGAGATCATGAAACCTTATCTATTTATTTCCCACCACAAAGGGTGGGGTAGGAGGAATGGGGATGGGGAAAAAAGAAATCTAATGTTATAATCTTAAATGGTCTTTAATCACattctcatttttctctcttactTAAAATAAGAACGAAGTTTCATAGTTCTTTCTTGTCTTGTTTTGGATTGCAACTTCAAACGCGAAGTATGTTTCTGttgaaatttgttttttaaattttttataattttataatttattattattatttttttgatgaacCTTGAATCAAGTTTTCTTCTGGAAAGAATCAAAATTGACTTCATTACATGCTATGTGGATTATATCCTAGGAAGGTACTACAGAGAACCCGAATCCGTTATTCTAGAGAGCTGAAATCAATCTTCATTTTTTGCAATTGAGAACCATCTCTCTTTGTATCTTGGTTGTTTATCTGCCAAGTTATGCCAGTCTGGTTTTGGTCTTCTTAAGGAATTTGGAGTACATACTTAAgtttaaagttgatccttgctATTGGTTTCTATGTTATCAAACTTTGCTTGGGTAGCCTCCTAAAGTGATGTAAGTAAGATCCAACAACTGCTCAGATTGATTGGTGGCCTCCTTTGCTGGTGCACAGCTAACTGAATCTATGAAAAGGGAATCGGTAAGATTGAGTGCTGAGATTCACTAATTGAAAAACTGATTTCAATACCTCGCCTCCTTTATATTCAATTTatgataaaaatgaattttgttTGATAGGCCGTGCAAAAAAGTGTTgaggatgttgaaatggatgagTAGTAAaattaggaaggataaagtacggaatgatcatattagagctgttTGGTAgttccgatacatgataagctatgagaaagtcgtttgaggtggcatgaccatgttcaacggaggcctttggatgctctagtataaaggagtgatttgattcagattttttttttaatcgaaatTTGATTCAGATGAAGGGTCTAAAAGAGCGAGGGGCAGATCTAAGatgaccttaggagaagtggGGAAGAAAGACATGTagagcttaggccttgtatcaagtatgatgtcgaatagagctgattggagaccCTATTTAATTGGGACAAGGCTGAGTTATTGTAGGCAATGCAAAAAAGTATGTCAGTATCATGTAATGAATATCACAAAGTATATCTATATAAATTATATAATCCTGTAAATTGAGATCTGTAGGATCTCGGTTTTAGCACAGATGGGTGAGGGGCAATTTTATCtccttgtatttatttatttgtttatttcttccAGTTATGTTCTTTGTTATATCTAggttattatatatattgaatgaagtggGAGTTATAACATTAAGTTGGAACTCCCAACAGGTTACACATCCATCGATTCTCTTTtcctccctcttctcttcttcttcttcttctaatattGTTTTCATGGTGTCAGAGCAAGATCCTTAGGTACTGTTGCAACTCTCGTGGTATCTTGTTCTCTCTTTTAAGGCTTTAACCATTATTGGTTGATTCATCTATTATCatctttgagttttctttcGGATTTTGTTTGAAGGGGTGCAGCACCTTATCCTGTTTTTAGGGATTGTTTAAAGACTAGTTCATGTTTCAAATTAAGAAGTAGGTCTCTCTTTGATGTTGGTTGATTTGTGAAGTGAAGATTGTTGCTGGAATTTCAGATTTCTCTCTTTGATGTTGGTTAATATATGAAGTGAAGATTGCAGTTAGAGTTTCAGATTTGTCCGAGGTGGGTAGCAGTTTATAGGGTTTTCTCGCAAAATCGATTTTTTGTTAGGCCGAGCCTTCTCTCTGAATCATCGATATGTGTCTCTCTATTTTCTGATTTTGTGAAGAATGCCTGAACCACCAAAGAATATTATTACTGAGATTGTTTCCTTATCCTTTAACCGTAGTACTGAGAAGAAGTTTGAGGGAATTGCCAACTttcaataatggaaaaaaattattagatcGGTGTTGACTGGTCATGATCAACAAGATCACTTGAGAAAGACTAAAACCGCTGCTGACACATCATGGGATACTATTAATTAAGAATTTTGGGATAGATGCTGGATTATATGGAGAATCAGATTCTTAAATTAGTTACCCATATTGATACTGCTAAGGAGTAATGGGAATATCTTAATGATCTGTATTCCAGACAGAACGGCCTTTCCTGCATATATGATTTATCTTAGGAGTTCTACAGGGCTGATCGAAAGGGTTGTTCTTGACTCAGTATTTTGCTGACTTGAGGATGTACGAGGAGCTGaattccctacttcctattaCTTTTGATGTGCAATAGATGCAAAATTAGCGAGAGCAGCTTGCTGTGATGGGATTTTTGGGTGGTCTTGGGAAGGAGTGTGACTCCGTTCGCTCTCAGATGCTACGAGGTGACAAGGTAGCCACACTTTTTTCATGGGTTCTACGAGTCTCTCATGAGAATCCATATGATTCCTCCCTTGTTGATAATTTGGCtttggctaaaaaaaaaaatgctaaggTTCTAAACTTTGGGGCATACCTCCTCCCCtcataaaaatttcatccctGAAATTCTACTTACCCGTCACCGCCTCAGGTGATGCCTCAGCATCCTGCTCTGTCAGTGCATGAAATCTCGCATGTGCCTTGGGCTTTTGCCCACCCTGATTACCCTGGTTCTTTTGCTTGGACCATTTAGGACAGTCCTTGATCAGATGTCCTTCCTTCTCACACTTTTAACATACTTTTCCCTCTTGTTGTTCAGTGCAATCGTTGGCATAATGTCCTTTCCTCCACACTTGTAACACATCACTAATTATTGCCGGCACTCTCCAGAATGGGCCTTCTCACACTTGGACAGCAGGTTTCTTGCTGGGACCAAAATCCCTTCCTCCCTTATCAGTATCAACTTGATAGTTGGTTGGTTTGAATTGCTTCCTTTGTTCATTTTCCTCATAGAGGTTGTCCACATTGCAGCTCTTCTCTGCAATCAGGGCTTACTTTAGCACATTAGTATAAACATGTGATTGGTGGGTAGCGACTACAATCTTTATCTCCGGTTTCAGTCCATCCTCAAATTGCCTAGCCTTTTTCTCCTCGTGTTTATTAGTTGTGTTGCAAAATGAGTCAGCTCTTCAAGCTTCTCTCATACTCGGCCATTGATCAGGTCCCTTATTGTAGATGTAGGAAGTCTTTCTCCTCCAACAAATTGGAGCTGGGTAATACTTATCATCAAATAGTTCATAGCATTTCTTCCATATCGCCGGCTGCATATCCCCTCCAAGTACACGCCTCGTTTTCTCCCACCAGTAATCAACATCACCCTGCAACATCAAAGTGGCACACTTCACCTTCATTGCATCAGTAGTCTTCATTAGTTTAAAGATCTTATTCATCTCCCTTAGTCATAACTCAAAAGATAAAAGGGTCAATGGTTTCCTTAAACACAGGTGGTCGGAACTTCCTAAACATTGTCTTGTCTCCTCTGATAAACAACTATTCCTTAATAATTGAATAATCTATTCCAACTTATCACAATACTTTTAGTTTAACTAGTCAATCACCCTATAGTGtcaatatattatattttagcCCAAGTCTTTTATTAATGTGCCTATGCCACTAGGTTCTACCCTTAAACTTTGATACCATTTCTCTACATAATCAAGTTTACCAcagggctctgataccatttttatCACCACCTAAACCCAAATTTCAGGTGAGAGTGCAACTCTCACGGGCGCTGATcaaacaatcgataaaattcACAAAATCACTATAATAGAACTCTTCAAATTCAAGTCTCAACAAAAACAATCAACCATTGCTATAAATCTCAAATaactcctactggtggaaatcTAAGGTTTGTCGTAGTTAAACTTTAAAACTAATTATCAGAGTTTACATCCCAAATTTATCCCTACTatattcatctaagaaaatagaaataacaATTGATAAAGAAATCTTCAAGTCTCCCTCAAACTTCGCTCCAAGCATACCTCCAACTCAATCATTTGTGTTGTTAAAATAATGGGGTGAACTCAACAGCCTAGTATGAAATAAAATAGTTAGAGCACAACAAAGAACAACAATTAAAATCACAAAGTGTTGAAGGTTTTAAATCAACACTTTAGTTTTCTCAAAATAACATCTTTAATAAATACTTTCATTTGAATTCACACTCACTTTAGCCGGCACTGAGGAGAACAGCCTGCCATCGCCTATACCCCACAAGAGAATCCGGCCAATCACCTATAAATCGCCTTTTCATCTCCACATACACTACTGACATTCACTTGTGTACAACGGGTATCTAAATCTCTAATTCCCACAGTTCAATAGATCACTTCCTCCCGGGGTGCAATTACAATCTATTTACCctcaaacattttttattttcaccttTGCAAAATCACCTTTACAGGAGATCGCCTTTCATAGAATCACTTTCTTTAAAAACACACATGTGAAATCACAGGTAAAATCTCCAAGTACGAATCAACATCAATACACATCATACAATAATAGTCATCTCCATCAATATCAACCACCTCCATAAACTCATGTCAGACATAAACACAATTCAAGTGAGCATAGTTCAACACATCTTAACGATACAAGCATACCAAACATCACATCATACACTCAAACCACTCACCTATGGTGTATACCACTATAATCCACTTACCTCAGCCTGTATGTCTCCTACTTCCACTCTCTGAGCTGTGAATGCTCATGCCAATCACCACTTGCAATAGGATATCCCACCCATTAATTCCCTAATTCCATCTTCCCTAAAAATCGACTAAATTCAAACGTCAACCCATAAATTCAACCCTCTCAAATGGAGGTCAAACTTTAGGAATCAACCTCCCCTCGACACAGATTATCACCCTTCAGAAGATGAGTTATGAGAGAAGTACTAGCAATAGTAATGAGAGATCATAGTAGCTTGTGGATAAGATtaatcaattggatcaaacatcaattttttcatCGTGACCAAACACAAAGAAGTCTTCATATGTGAAGAGGCATAGCAACAACAGTAATTTTCACTAACAAAATTCGTGTATAATGCTTGatccccttacaaacttatatagtaGACCCAAAAATAGGCTTGGagattaaaaaggaaaggcctaactgCTCTAACCCAATTCTTAACCAATAAGACACCTAAATTGACTAGGAAATAacaataacaaaagaaataagcTCAAAACAGGACTGGACTTATAAATTCCTAATCTAGTCCAACCAAAACACTTAATAAcaagtaaaataaagaaataaagattctTACTTGATTAATCCCGTATTCGTAGCTTGTACCCACATtataggcccataaaagtggtctattacaacGAAAACACTTGAAACTAAAGGCCCAAGACATATATAACCTAtcccaaagcttatttctactaaaataagcccaaatAGATATTAAATTAGCTTCATCACCCCTTCTTAAAAATTATAAGATTTGAAGCCCTAACCTCTCACCAATTTAAGTCACAACCACTAGGTTAACACTTAAGTTATTAATTTAAGTggaaaaacaaatatttaaagAGGCTAATATATCCTAAGGTTCCAAACTTTGGGGCATTACAGCTTTAGCTTGAGGAGAGTAAATCAAGATCTTTCGGATAGTGCGCTAATACCGAAATGGGTGAGGGACAGtttatctcttttgtttttctgtttatttcttCCAGTTTTGTCTTTTGTTATCTCCAGGTTATTATATATTGAATGGAGTGGGAGTTATAACATTAAGTTGTAACTCTGAACAGGGTTACACATTCATcaattctcttttccttttcttctttttcttctaatattGTTTACACCATTGAAAAGGCTGAGAAATGTGTGAATTGAAACATAAATGTAAAAACACAAGATTTTATTAGAATGCAACAGTTATCCCCAGAATCAGATCTCCGACTCTGAGTGCCTTCAAATTTCTTATATTTAATGGAGAACTAATTTATAAAGTATGAGCTGATATATgcaaataattttgatttttaggtaAAATATAAAAGCTTTGAAGAAATTGATCAAGAGAAACAACAGTGGCGGATCCCTTTTGTTTCAGATTTTCTTGAAAAGAATGGTTTCAAGTCTGCTCTAAAACTGATTGTTGGATCTGACACTGTACAAGCACGTCAGTTTGTGGAGTATGCGTTTGGGCAATTGAAGTCATTCAACGTTGGTTACCTTCAAGACCAATTTTCTATGACGGATACCTTTGACATGGAAGGCTCTGGAAAATCTGAAAATCAAGTTGGTGTTCCTGACAAGACTTCACAGCCTGAGGGTAGCCCAGAAAATTCTTTTTCTGTCATAAACGATGGAAAAGATGGAAATTTACTGGAGAGTAAAACTGATAATAGTTCTGGGGATTTTGAAACTAGTTCTTCTGTGGATACAGAAGTTCATGAATCTATGAAATCAGATAAATATTTTTGGAAGAATTTTACTGATATTACCAGTCGAACTGTCGTTCAGAAGCTCGGTATACCCAttcaagagaaaataaagtgggatggattCGACTTATTGAACAGAATTGGCTTACAATCAAGTAAGATTGCAGAGGCTGGTTATGTTGAGTCGGGGCTTGCAACTCCAGAAAGTCAGGATAACAGTGGTGCTACAACTGGACATCCTACCATCAGTGCAATTCAATCTTCCCTTCCAGATATTAAGAAGGTGTCATCAGATATGTTGGGGCAAACTGATTCCATTTTAGGAGCATTAGTGGTTCTTACGGCAGCATTTTCTGAAAAGAATAAGCAAGCACGATCAGTGGGAAAggaaaaaactgaaaaagatGCTTCTATCACAGTGCAGGACGATGTTTCAGGATATCCTGTGAATGGAAATGTAGGTGGCACCTTGGATGTATCAGTGTTGGATCAAAGAAAAGCAGAGGAGATGAAGTCACTTTTTTCAACGGCAGAGAGTGCGATGGAGGCATGGGCTATGCTTGCCACTTCATTGGGTCATCCAAGTTTTATTAAATCTGAATTTGAGAAGATATGTTTTCTTGATAATCCATCCACTGATACACAGGTGAGGTTTTATGTCAAAAGGAACCACTGGCATTCTTCTCTTAACATTTTGGGAATTCCTCACTCTGCCAATCATTAAATTCAAAGAGCTGCAGGTAGCAATTTGGCGTGATTCTCCACGGAAAAGATTGGTTGTTGCTTTCAGAGGAACTGAACAGGTTGtttatttcattcttttgtttatAGACCCAAATAGAACTGGTTGACTGTTCAGAAGACATGGGTGCAGGGGGTTGAATTTCCCAATTTAATTGGCATTTTTATATGCTTTATTGATTTTTGGCCAGGTAAGGTGGAAGGATTTGCGAACTGATTTAATGCTAGCTCCTACTGGGTAATATAtttatgtttattcattcattaattatttACTTCAACATATGGCTTGCTTTGTAGATTTTTAGTTCTATGAGTTTATCTATATATTGAAGGTATTGTACAAGTAGATATCTCATGTGTGACTGAAttgggttatttattttatggaaaATGATGGCTATGgtgtggaaaaactaggaagaataaagtaaggaatgaatgtattagagctgatttgggagctGCCCCGATCAATGATAAGctctgagaaagttgtttgaggttgTATGGTCATGTTCTACGGAGGCCTAGGGAggccccagtaaggaggagtgatatgattccgattgaaggagctaaaagaactaggggcaggcctaaaataactATAAAAGAGATAGGGGCAGGCGtaaaataaccataggagaAGCCGTGAAGAAGGACATGCATAATCTAGGTCTTGTACCAATTATGACCTCGGATAGATTCTATTAGatggcaaggatccatgtagccgatcccatttagttaagattctcctgacttgttGTGCTGTGCCTCAATCCttttactttcatctttcatttttcatttctcaaGTTTCATCCtttgtttgtcttttttttgttcttcattTCTCATCTATTCATTCCCCTTCTCTGTTTAGGCctttaattttcctattttgttttgtttggatccatgtagtcaaccccattaaattgggataaggctgagttttttgttgCGATTGATGGCCATGATGCCAGTATCATGCACACTCTCACACACTCCTCTCCCTGGCACTCCCTCTCCTCTTGACATGTGGGTCCTCCTATATACGAACTGTGTGGGCCCCGTTCCCATTCTCAACATGTTGATCCCtgcccttttattttatttgagtgtTAGGATTCCTCATCTTATTCATCCATTGGATATGAACTGCAATTGAAAGATAACCTACATATGATTGCAACTTCAGTATAACATTTTGCTTCTTAAGTTCTATCTGTGTATGGTTttagggtaaggctgcatacattatgaacctccccagaccccgcagtgaCGGAagtctcgtgcactgggtatgacCTTTTCCTGTGTATGGTTTCAGGGATGGAACACATGATCGTATCAATGGCCAAACcgggaaagaaaaaagggacaTACATTTTCTAGTTTGGCGGAACCCTAGTGAATATTGTTGCTTTTAAGTTTGTATACAGTCCATTATTGAAAAGCCTTTACTCTGTATTTACTTGGGAATGCCATGGTTGAAAAGACTGCTTCAACCTTCTGTTGTAGAATATCCTGCTTTTTAATCCTTTGCTTCACCcctcatttaaaaaaaagtaGTCATAGGGTTGTTATGCATAAATACATGCAGATGTACTGatgtatatgtgtgtgtatatatatatatataggaatgcTTTTCGTTCGTTGATAACCACATCAAAGTTTATTACTGCTTTGTCCTTGgttccatatgtttcagtggaaaaaaatttctagaAATTTGACCGTCATTTATAGaatttattttgtatttgtttccatttgttctttccttttttattatacATGACAAGGAAGCATATTTTCACATGGTTGAGTGAGGAAAATAATTCATCAATATGATTTGGTGGGTGTCCTCCATGGGTGGTTATCATATCATGGATCAAGATGTAGCCACTTCTTCTGGAAAACAACATTAGGAATTTAAGATGGAAGTCACTTTCCAAAAAATTGTATTACATTGCAGTAAAATAGTTTTTATCTTTATATACGAATGCACTTTCCTATTGCCTTTAAGCAGTTTTGTGTTGAAACAAATAAGCCCTAGGTAAGATTA
This Macadamia integrifolia cultivar HAES 741 chromosome 10, SCU_Mint_v3, whole genome shotgun sequence DNA region includes the following protein-coding sequences:
- the LOC122091317 gene encoding uncharacterized protein LOC122091317 isoform X3, whose amino-acid sequence is MSSMCRFFVRGLYDGQLFLKLKKGVNFPAMDPWGTSDPYVVMQFDGQVVKSNVKWGTKEPTWNEEFTLNINLPPTKILQVAAWDANLVTPHKRMGNAGINLEAFCDGNLHDVLVELEGMGGGGRIYLEVKYKSFEEIDQEKQQWRIPFVSDFLEKNGFKSALKLIVGSDTVQARQFVEYAFGQLKSFNVGYLQDQFSMTDTFDMEGSGKSENQVGVPDKTSQPEGSPENSFSVINDGKDGNLLESKTDNSSGDFETSSSVDTEVHESMKSDKYFWKNFTDITSRTVVQKLGIPIQEKIKWDGFDLLNRIGLQSSKIAEAGYVESGLATPESQDNSGATTGHPTISAIQSSLPDIKKVSSDMLGQTDSILGALVVLTAAFSEKNKQARSVGKEKTEKDASITVQDDVSGYPVNGNVGGTLDVSVLDQRKAEEMKSLFSTAESAMEAWAMLATSLGHPSFIKSEFEKICFLDNPSTDTQVAIWRDSPRKRLVVAFRGTEQVRWKDLRTDLMLAPTGLNPERVGGDFKQEVQVHSGFLSAYDSVRTRIMSLVKLAIGFVDGAEVVNKWHIYVTGHSLGGALATLLALELSSSQLAKCGAISVSMYNFGSPRVGNKRFADVYNGKVKDSWRVVNHRDIIPTVPRLMGYCHVAQPVYLGAGELRDALENMELMGDGYQADVIGEYTPDAIVSEFHVRSNYKTVELSNSTSSTSENLSVT
- the LOC122091317 gene encoding uncharacterized protein LOC122091317 isoform X1, with the translated sequence MSSMCRFFVRGLYDGQLFLKLKKGVNFPAMDPWGTSDPYVVMQFDGQVVKSNVKWGTKEPTWNEEFTLNINLPPTKILQVAAWDANLVTPHKRMGNAGINLEAFCDGNLHDVLVELEGMGGGGRIYLEVKYKSFEEIDQEKQQWRIPFVSDFLEKNGFKSALKLIVGSDTVQARQFVEYAFGQLKSFNVGYLQDQFSMTDTFDMEGSGKSENQVGVPDKTSQPEGSPENSFSVINDGKDGNLLESKTDNSSGDFETSSSVDTEVHESMKSDKYFWKNFTDITSRTVVQKLGIPIQEKIKWDGFDLLNRIGLQSSKIAEAGYVESGLATPESQDNSGATTGHPTISAIQSSLPDIKKVSSDMLGQTDSILGALVVLTAAFSEKNKQARSVGKEKTEKDASITVQDDVSGYPVNGNVGGTLDVSVLDQRKAEEMKSLFSTAESAMEAWAMLATSLGHPSFIKSEFEKICFLDNPSTDTQVAIWRDSPRKRLVVAFRGTEQVRWKDLRTDLMLAPTGLNPERVGGDFKQEVQVHSGFLSAYDSVRTRIMSLVKLAIGFVDGAEVVNKWHIYVTGHSLGGALATLLALELSSSQLAKCGAISVSMYNFGSPRVGNKRFADVYNGKVKDSWRVVNHRDIIPTVPRLMGYCHVAQPVYLGAGELRDALENMELMGDGYQADVIGEYTPDAIVSEFMKGEMELIEKILNTEINIFRSIRDGSALMQHMEDFYYISLLEHVRSNYKTVELSNSTSSTSENLSVT
- the LOC122091317 gene encoding uncharacterized protein LOC122091317 isoform X2, which codes for MSSMCRFFVRGLYDGQLFLKLKKGVNFPAMDPWGTSDPYVVMQFDGQVVKSNVKWGTKEPTWNEEFTLNINLPPTKILQVAAWDANLVTPHKRMGNAGINLEAFCDGNLHDVLVELEGMGGGGRIYLEVKYKSFEEIDQEKQQWRIPFVSDFLEKNGFKSALKLIVGSDTVQARQFVEYAFGQLKSFNVGYLQDQFSMTDTFDMEGSGKSENQVGVPDKTSQPEGSPENSFSVINDGKDGNLLESKTDNSSGDFETSSSVDTEVHESMKSDKYFWKNFTDITSRTVVQKLGIPIQEKIKWDGFDLLNRIGLQSSKIAEAGYVESGLATPESQDNSGATTGHPTISAIQSSLPDIKKVSSDMLGQTDSILGALVVLTAAFSEKNKQARSVGKEKTEKDASITVQDDVSGYPVNGNVGGTLDVSVLDQRKAEEMKSLFSTAESAMEAWAMLATSLGHPSFIKSEFEKICFLDNPSTDTQVAIWRDSPRKRLVVAFRGTEQVHSGFLSAYDSVRTRIMSLVKLAIGFVDGAEVVNKWHIYVTGHSLGGALATLLALELSSSQLAKCGAISVSMYNFGSPRVGNKRFADVYNGKVKDSWRVVNHRDIIPTVPRLMGYCHVAQPVYLGAGELRDALENMELMGDGYQADVIGEYTPDAIVSEFMKGEMELIEKILNTEINIFRSIRDGSALMQHMEDFYYISLLEHVRSNYKTVELSNSTSSTSENLSVT